In a genomic window of Brassica rapa cultivar Chiifu-401-42 chromosome A10, CAAS_Brap_v3.01, whole genome shotgun sequence:
- the LOC103847743 gene encoding uncharacterized protein LOC103847743 has protein sequence MDKALIALSLKDDEDTPFNLPDLPQFYASERNACSIIGRLLNPEFQNMANLILDMPRKWQKVNRGLALERWVARPPNGYLQFVSIWVRISNIPVNHYTVPAITELGELIGHVELVAFDPEKSQRQDYVRVKIRIDVSKSLKKSRTLNLPGGDQTTIFYFYEKVQKRCTYCQRLTHAKPRCPFLINNPDMQQASASIQHHPHSSKTKPFLSEDDPLFGVLKEDQVGFNPISGRPRIDPEVLQEMRNYLLASSKEDRHIREQRVIFSVKEAEQNPISQRTMLQLVPPPIITTDINKGKGIVYDFEKNLFNSKTASSSPQIPKLMQSAISAGQTLVNSTTNVFCRLSMTNTLSSSNQKQLPSVPFVEFSSSTTEKEKAKRKPGRYKRIPASQRKNSKSATKNQHSTTADHGLKKKRKAEDDLAGASKIAKRIASETVPMEGPSKA, from the exons ATGGATAAAGCTCTTATAGCTCTTTCTTTAAAAGATGATGAAGATACACCTTTCAATCTTCCAGACCTTCCTCAGTTTTATGCTTCAGAAAGGAATGCATGCAGCATTATTGGCCGTCTTCTCAACCCTGAATTTCAAAACATGGCCAACCTTATTCTCGATATGCCGAGGAAATGGCAAAAAGTGAATCGG GGTTTGGCTTTAGAAAGATGGGTAGCAAGGCCTCCGAATGGATATCTCCAGTTTGTCTCAATCTGGGTTAGGATCAGCAACATCCCAGTCAATCACTACACGGTTCCTGCAATAACAGAACTCGGAGAGCTGATCGGACATGTGGAGCTTGTAGCTTTCGATCCTGAAAAATCTCAGCGACAGGATTACGTTCGAGTCAAGATACGCATCGATGTCTCCAAATCTCTTAAGAAATCAAGAACTCTGAATCTTCCTGGAGGAGATCAAACGACTATCTTCTACTTTTATGAAAAAGTCCAGAAAAGGTGTACTTATTGTCAGAGACTCACACATGCAAAACCAAGATGTCCTTTTCTCATCAATAATCCAGACATGCAACAGGCTTCAGCAAGTATTCAACATCATCCTCACTCTTCAAAGACTAAGCCTTTCTTATCAGAGGACGATCCTCTGTTTGGAGTTTTAAAGGAGGATCAAGTGGGTTTTAACCCTATCTCTGGGCGTCCTCGCATCGATCCTGAAGTTCTTCAAGAAATGCGTAACTACCTTCTTGCTTCTAGCAAGGAAGATAGACATATCAGAGAGCAAAGGGTTATCTTCTCAGTCAAGGAAGCTGAACAAAATCCTATCTCTCAAAGGACGATGTTACAACTGGTTCCGCCTCCGATCATCACAACAGACATCAACAAAGGCAAAGGAATTGTCtatgattttgaaaaaaatcttttcaaCTCCAAGACCGCAAGCTCTTCTCCTCAGATTCCTAAATTGATGCAATCGGCAATCTCAGCAGGGCAGACTCTGGTTAACTCTACAACTAATGTGTTCTGTCGGCTCTCAATGACAAATACTCTTAGCTCCTCCAATCAGAAACAACTACCCTCGGTTCCTTTTGTTGAATTCTCGAGTTCGACAACAGAAAAGGAAAAAGCCAAGAGGAAGCCGGGAAGGTACAAAAGGATTCCAGCATCGCAAAGGAAAAATTCGAAGTCAGCAACAAAGAATCAACACTCTACGACTGCTGATCATGGTCTTAAGAAGAAACGTAAGGCGGAAGATGATTTGGCCGGTGCATCCAAGATTGCTAAGCGCATTGCATCAGAGACGGTCCCAATGGAGGGACCGTCCAAAGCTTAA